The Gemmatimonadota bacterium DNA segment AGCGACGCGGTCGGAGGTTCGGCGACTTATTTTTCCGCGGCCGCCAGTTTCTACGCGCCGGTGGACGTCATCGCCGTCGTGGGGAACGATTTCCCCCTGGATTCCCTGGATTTCCTGCGGGAGAGACAGGTCGACATATCCGGCCTGGAGATAAGGGAAGGCAAGACCTTTCGCTGGGCGGGCGAATACGCCGCCAACATGAACGACCGGCGCACGACCGACACGCAGTTGAACGTGCTATCCGGTTTTCGACCCGTTCTGGCGGACCGGCATCGCGAACACGATCACGTGTTCCTGGCGAATCTCGATCCGGACGTGCAGCATGAAGTGTTGTCCCAGTCGGGCGGTCCGGGCCGCCCCGGCATCGTCGCCTGCGACACCATGGACTTCTGGATCGACGGGAAACGGGCGTCCCTGCTGTCGATGCTGAACCGGGTGGACGTGCTGATCATAAACGACGGGGAGGCCCGTCAGCTGGTGGACGACTACAACCTCGTGCGGGCGGCGGAACGCATCCTGGATCTCGGCCCGCGGGCGGTCGTCGTCAAAAGAGGCGAGCACGGCGCGACGCTCTGTACCCGGGACATCTGGTTCGCCGTTCCTTCGTACCCCGT contains these protein-coding regions:
- a CDS encoding PfkB family carbohydrate kinase; protein product: MGILVVGTVAFDSVKTPEGEASDAVGGSATYFSAAASFYAPVDVIAVVGNDFPLDSLDFLRERQVDISGLEIREGKTFRWAGEYAANMNDRRTTDTQLNVLSGFRPVLADRHREHDHVFLANLDPDVQHEVLSQSGGPGRPGIVACDTMDFWIDGKRASLLSMLNRVDVLIINDGEARQLVDDYNLVRAAERILDLGPRAVVVKRGEHGATLCTRDIWFAVPSYPVSSVIDPTGAGDTFAGGFMGYLARSGDTGVDGLKRAMVHGSVMASFNVEDFSVRRLASLTEDEISDRHDRFLEMITP